From one Gammaproteobacteria bacterium genomic stretch:
- a CDS encoding cytochrome c-type biogenesis protein: MSPLKNIIRLSLFVSLVMLAPLSVAKEAAPMAMDPEMEKTVNEISAELRCLVCQNQTIADSHAELAVDLKNQVREMVKRGQTQEEIVDYMVQRYGDFVRYRPPMKPSTVLLWAGPFLLLLIGLTVLVINLRKRTTLVTADGDLSAEESERLKALLASEPEQQAAAQKDKEDKS, translated from the coding sequence ATGAGCCCGTTGAAAAACATTATTAGACTGTCCCTGTTTGTGTCGTTGGTGATGCTTGCACCGCTGAGTGTCGCCAAAGAGGCCGCGCCTATGGCGATGGACCCGGAGATGGAGAAGACCGTCAACGAGATCTCGGCGGAGTTGCGTTGCCTGGTCTGCCAGAATCAAACGATTGCGGACTCACATGCCGAGCTGGCCGTTGACCTGAAAAATCAGGTTCGCGAGATGGTGAAGCGTGGCCAGACACAGGAAGAAATTGTCGATTACATGGTGCAGCGTTACGGCGATTTTGTGCGCTATCGTCCACCCATGAAGCCGAGCACGGTGCTGTTGTGGGCCGGGCCTTTTCTGTTGTTGCTGATCGGTCTGACGGTGTTGGTGATTAATTTGCGCAAGCGCACAACACTGGTGACTGCTGACGGAGACCTGTCTGCGGAAGAAAGCGAACGACTCAAGGCATTGCTGGCATCCGAGCCGGAGCAACAAGCTGCCGCACAAAAAGATAAGGAAGATAAGTCATGA
- the ccmI gene encoding c-type cytochrome biogenesis protein CcmI produces the protein MMVFWLVAALLIAAALLFLLPPLIQRGQRSEDTFDRDELNLTIFKDQVMELERDLSVGVLTQEQFDMAKHDLERGFLQDNNAAPEAPLTPMDRVIGRSAAVVITIVIPILAVTIYNMLGSGEAGLHPEDARPQVQAEGHEGTLEEQVRKLQDHLQQNPDDAEGWTMLGRSYYFLKQYGAAAETFARASALQQDSNAELLADYADALAMANGRNMAGKPYELVKKALAIQPKFQKALWLAGTATYQSGNFEATLGYWQRLLEIFPKGSENYQQMQKNIGEIQQKLGLPVDGVEQVASVAGPSISGVVHLDESLMLQAAVGDTLFVYARAATGPRMPLAIVRKTVKDLPLEFTLDDSMAMNPSMKLSSFQQVVVGARISKSGNAMPQPGDLQAVSQPMDVNAGQRVELVINEVVN, from the coding sequence ATGATGGTGTTTTGGTTAGTTGCCGCATTGTTGATTGCCGCGGCCTTGTTGTTTTTGTTGCCGCCGCTGATTCAGCGCGGACAGCGTAGTGAAGATACGTTTGATCGCGACGAACTGAATCTCACCATCTTCAAGGACCAGGTGATGGAGCTTGAGCGCGACCTGTCAGTGGGGGTGTTGACGCAAGAGCAGTTTGATATGGCGAAACACGATCTGGAACGCGGTTTCCTGCAGGATAACAATGCAGCACCGGAAGCGCCGCTGACGCCGATGGATCGCGTTATCGGACGCTCTGCCGCAGTGGTGATTACAATAGTGATCCCGATTTTGGCGGTGACGATTTACAATATGCTGGGCTCGGGCGAGGCGGGCCTGCATCCCGAAGATGCGCGCCCACAGGTGCAGGCAGAGGGGCATGAAGGCACTCTGGAGGAGCAGGTGCGCAAGCTGCAGGATCATCTGCAGCAGAACCCGGATGATGCGGAAGGCTGGACCATGCTGGGACGTTCCTACTATTTCCTTAAGCAGTACGGCGCTGCCGCAGAAACCTTTGCGCGGGCCTCTGCCTTGCAGCAGGATTCCAATGCGGAGCTGTTGGCGGATTATGCCGATGCGCTGGCTATGGCCAATGGCCGCAACATGGCGGGCAAGCCGTATGAGCTGGTGAAAAAGGCTCTGGCGATTCAGCCAAAATTCCAGAAGGCATTGTGGTTGGCCGGTACCGCGACCTACCAGTCGGGAAATTTTGAGGCCACCCTGGGATACTGGCAGCGGTTGCTGGAGATCTTCCCCAAGGGCTCGGAAAACTACCAGCAGATGCAGAAAAATATCGGTGAGATTCAGCAGAAGCTGGGCTTGCCGGTGGATGGGGTGGAGCAGGTTGCAAGTGTGGCTGGCCCGAGTATCTCCGGCGTCGTGCATCTGGATGAGTCTTTGATGTTGCAGGCCGCTGTGGGGGATACCCTGTTTGTCTATGCGCGCGCAGCGACCGGTCCACGCATGCCGTTGGCGATTGTGCGTAAAACAGTGAAGGACCTGCCGCTGGAGTTTACCCTGGATGATTCCATGGCAATGAATCCCTCAATGAAACTGTCGAGCTTTCAGCAGGTGGTGGTAGGCGCACGTATCTCCAAGAGCGGTAATGCCATGCCTCAGCCGGGCGACCTGCAGGCGGTGTCGCAGCCCATGGATGTTAATGCCGGGCAAAGAGTTGAACTGGTGATTAACGAGGTCGTTAACTAG
- a CDS encoding cytochrome c, with translation MNHSIIVGRSLVFMLLLLSACAAMAGDPIKGRALYEVRCSGCHGPEGIPQVGSIPNFKMGEKLMQPDQQLLSFVKKGKGVMPGFNGILTDVEIMDIIAHIRTFF, from the coding sequence ATGAATCATTCAATCATTGTTGGTCGTTCACTGGTTTTCATGTTGTTGTTACTGTCTGCCTGCGCGGCGATGGCGGGCGATCCCATAAAGGGTCGTGCCTTGTATGAGGTTCGATGTTCCGGTTGCCATGGCCCTGAAGGAATTCCCCAGGTCGGATCGATTCCCAATTTCAAGATGGGCGAAAAACTGATGCAGCCTGATCAGCAGTTGCTCAGTTTTGTGAAAAAGGGCAAGGGGGTGATGCCTGGCTTTAACGGCATACTTACCGATGTGGAAATTATGGATATCATCGCCCACATCAGGACCTTCTTTTGA
- a CDS encoding two-component regulator propeller domain-containing protein, producing MKPRLSAQSARWTRLGVTAGLLLFVAACSNDEPATTTPVPASMAPPVSSVPVSKNTSGYRVADTFNVGERVYVRSMEVDEKQNTLWVGTSVGAMEVDIATRNLVATYTREQGLANEYVFGMHIDSKGDRWFGTNGGGISRLSVAREWKTFFPMHGLADYWVYSFTEQADGTLWIGTWAGLNRFDPKTETFHTYLDELVNEWVYGLDVDSQQRLWVGTEGGINMFDGTSWKTWTHDDGLGADNEQNLPLSTNTGLGTRSRHDLSILSMDQQTYNPNYVFALLVASDDSVWAGTWGGGVSRFDGKSWTNYTTRDGLAGNIVYSVAQDEKGGMWVGTNAGLSYFDGKDWHLFTTTDGLLDDNIYAVAPSANGQVWVGSRSGVTLLVSE from the coding sequence ATGAAACCTCGTTTGTCGGCTCAGTCGGCGCGGTGGACGAGGCTCGGTGTAACAGCCGGTCTGCTGTTGTTTGTGGCGGCCTGTTCGAATGATGAGCCTGCCACAACGACGCCGGTGCCGGCATCGATGGCGCCGCCGGTAAGCTCTGTCCCGGTGTCGAAAAACACCAGTGGCTACCGGGTGGCTGACACCTTTAATGTGGGGGAGCGCGTCTATGTGCGTTCCATGGAAGTGGATGAAAAGCAAAATACCCTGTGGGTGGGCACCAGTGTGGGGGCGATGGAGGTTGATATCGCCACACGTAACCTGGTGGCTACCTATACGCGCGAGCAAGGCCTGGCAAATGAATACGTGTTTGGCATGCATATCGACAGCAAGGGCGATCGCTGGTTTGGTACCAATGGCGGGGGGATTTCTCGCCTGTCGGTGGCGCGGGAATGGAAAACCTTTTTCCCCATGCATGGTCTGGCGGATTACTGGGTCTATTCATTCACCGAGCAGGCTGATGGCACCTTGTGGATCGGTACCTGGGCGGGTCTGAACCGATTTGACCCAAAAACCGAAACCTTTCACACCTACCTTGATGAGCTGGTGAATGAGTGGGTGTATGGTCTGGATGTGGATTCACAGCAGCGTCTCTGGGTGGGCACCGAAGGCGGCATCAACATGTTTGATGGCACCAGCTGGAAAACCTGGACGCATGACGATGGTCTGGGTGCCGACAATGAACAGAACCTACCCCTCAGTACCAATACGGGTTTGGGTACGCGATCGCGGCATGACCTGAGCATCCTGTCGATGGATCAGCAAACCTATAATCCCAACTATGTCTTTGCCCTGCTGGTCGCCAGCGACGATAGCGTGTGGGCGGGCACCTGGGGCGGCGGTGTGAGCCGTTTCGACGGTAAAAGCTGGACCAATTACACCACCAGGGATGGCCTGGCCGGAAACATTGTTTATAGTGTTGCCCAGGATGAAAAGGGTGGCATGTGGGTGGGCACCAATGCCGGGCTGTCGTATTTCGATGGCAAAGACTGGCATCTGTTCACCACCACCGATGGCCTGCTGGACGATAATATCTATGCGGTGGCGCCCTCGGCCAACGGCCAGGTGTGGGTTGGCAGTCGTTCGGGTGTGACCCTGTTGGTTTCAGAGTAG
- a CDS encoding two-component regulator propeller domain-containing protein yields MNISSKGLAVAVLAVGGLVIAAYNFGNKQADTTTTTTTTAGPITQGQMPPNHPSMEGAPAVDLLPGQQENTAKFAHFRVGQRNVKGMLADGNEVWVGTSGGVIRYDLQTNDYKLYDVKNSSLISNGVFHVSKIRGKIMVGTYGGGLSVYTPETDQWQNYNIPDGLADQFVYDIAEAENGDYWIATWSGVNRVPNGNFADTAKWETFTVENTQGGLPNDWVYGVEVGKNGDIWFATEGGLALYRDNKWTNWKHADGLGAPYEKVKDDIAFSNDPAKSSKHHAQQKAEQGLGDIKVGYNPNYIVSMVVDEDGAVWCGTWGAGLSRFDGNSWKTYTVKEGLPGNHVFMLSKKAGGDMWIGTDKGLARPTANGFAVMTKADGLFADNVFSLAEATDGSLWVGSFGGVARIVDYN; encoded by the coding sequence GTGAATATTAGTTCAAAGGGTTTGGCGGTAGCCGTACTGGCCGTCGGTGGCTTGGTGATTGCGGCCTACAATTTTGGTAACAAGCAGGCAGATACAACAACCACTACAACGACTACGGCCGGTCCGATTACCCAGGGGCAGATGCCGCCGAATCATCCGAGCATGGAGGGTGCGCCCGCGGTCGATCTGCTGCCGGGGCAGCAGGAAAATACCGCCAAATTCGCGCATTTCCGTGTGGGGCAGCGAAATGTCAAGGGTATGCTGGCGGATGGCAACGAAGTCTGGGTGGGCACCTCCGGCGGCGTGATTCGCTATGATCTGCAGACCAATGACTACAAGTTGTATGACGTGAAAAACAGCAGCCTGATTTCAAACGGCGTGTTTCATGTGAGCAAGATTCGCGGAAAGATTATGGTAGGTACCTACGGTGGCGGTTTGTCCGTCTACACGCCGGAAACAGATCAGTGGCAGAATTATAATATTCCGGATGGCCTGGCTGACCAGTTTGTCTATGACATTGCCGAGGCAGAAAACGGCGATTACTGGATCGCAACCTGGTCGGGTGTCAATCGTGTACCGAACGGTAATTTCGCGGATACCGCTAAATGGGAGACCTTTACGGTTGAGAATACCCAGGGTGGTCTGCCGAATGACTGGGTCTATGGTGTAGAAGTAGGTAAGAATGGTGATATCTGGTTTGCCACCGAAGGCGGCCTGGCGCTCTACCGGGATAACAAATGGACTAACTGGAAACATGCGGATGGCCTGGGCGCACCTTATGAAAAGGTGAAAGATGATATCGCCTTTAGTAACGATCCGGCCAAGTCATCCAAACATCATGCGCAGCAAAAGGCGGAGCAGGGTCTGGGTGATATCAAGGTCGGTTACAACCCGAATTATATTGTCTCCATGGTGGTCGATGAGGATGGGGCTGTCTGGTGTGGTACCTGGGGCGCGGGTCTGTCGCGTTTTGATGGTAACAGCTGGAAGACCTACACCGTGAAAGAGGGGTTGCCGGGCAATCATGTATTCATGCTGAGCAAGAAGGCCGGTGGGGATATGTGGATTGGCACTGATAAGGGTCTGGCGCGCCCCACAGCCAACGGTTTTGCGGTGATGACCAAGGCAGATGGCCTGTTTGCGGACAATGTGTTTTCACTGGCCGAGGCCACCGACGGAAGTCTGTGGGTCGGTAGCTTTGGTGGTGTGGCGAGAATTGTTGATTACAATTAA
- a CDS encoding cytochrome c3 family protein translates to MKTTTRLALGMSLFSIGTVALADGWDPTSQASAIGSIANTRHNLTVSYSTLGSVMDLARNNYGAICVYCHTPHGGNKQIQAPLWNRTINPGNYTIYDKPTTLMRPIGLPGPNSLTCLSCHDGTIAIDSVLNMPGSGLSPIGGGANNQVGTSNMDFLNTWAASGAGTGPSGDHFALGPELGSTNSGCAFCHTAGNPFGAPDYSAFMLGTDLRNDHPIGVQYPVSFGTDTDFNEPNVVIPGRMSFFDGNGNNHADKNEVRLYDTGDGPEVECASCHDPHGIPSNGAGTRFNPSFLRVNNGIAGTHEGTSGIVSAGPSALCLTCHAK, encoded by the coding sequence ATGAAAACAACTACAAGACTCGCCCTTGGCATGAGCCTTTTCAGCATAGGGACAGTGGCACTGGCGGATGGCTGGGATCCCACCTCACAGGCATCCGCTATCGGCAGCATCGCCAATACGCGCCACAATCTTACTGTGTCATACAGCACGCTCGGCTCGGTCATGGATCTGGCCCGCAACAACTACGGTGCGATCTGCGTCTACTGCCATACACCACACGGTGGCAACAAACAGATCCAGGCCCCGCTGTGGAACCGCACCATAAATCCGGGCAATTACACCATCTACGACAAGCCGACGACCCTGATGCGTCCCATCGGTCTGCCCGGCCCAAATTCATTGACCTGCCTGTCATGCCATGACGGGACTATCGCCATCGACTCCGTGCTCAACATGCCCGGCTCCGGCCTGAGCCCTATTGGTGGCGGCGCTAACAACCAGGTCGGCACATCGAACATGGACTTCCTGAACACCTGGGCGGCATCCGGCGCCGGCACCGGACCCAGCGGTGATCACTTCGCCCTTGGCCCCGAACTCGGCAGCACCAATTCAGGCTGTGCCTTTTGCCACACCGCAGGCAACCCCTTCGGCGCCCCGGATTACAGTGCCTTTATGCTGGGCACCGACCTGCGCAACGACCATCCGATCGGTGTGCAGTACCCCGTCAGTTTCGGAACGGATACCGACTTCAACGAGCCAAATGTGGTTATCCCTGGCAGGATGTCATTCTTTGACGGCAACGGTAATAACCACGCCGACAAAAATGAGGTGCGGCTCTACGACACCGGTGATGGCCCAGAGGTTGAATGCGCCTCCTGTCATGACCCGCACGGCATCCCATCCAATGGTGCCGGCACCCGCTTCAATCCCAGCTTTCTGCGGGTGAATAACGGTATCGCGGGAACCCATGAGGGTACTAGCGGCATCGTCAGCGCAGGGCCCAGTGCGCTGTGTCTGACCTGTCACGCCAAGTAG
- a CDS encoding 6-bladed beta-propeller encodes MFHLPRKIKTTTSKLIWLGLATTLLLVGCGGEEVRHEENILVYPPPPEPARFIFERTIRSSFDVKEITGSDKLKLFATGSVGTATGLGKPYGVAVYKGRIYVTDTVKRGVLMFDVPGKDFKIFGTEGPGALAKPIGIEVSKEGEIFVADNSAKRIVVFNADGEFLRAFGDRSILSRPSGVAVSPDGLRAYVIDTGGVTTQEHHLYIFNAKTGELEKTVGTRGREDGEFNLALQVTTADDGTVYVTDSGNFRVQAFTPDGDHKFSFGTVGRKVGNFARPKGIATDAEGNIYVVDSAFGNFQIFNDKAELLMFIGQRGQQPYPGLYMLPAGIDVDEDGRVYMVDQFHRKVDVFRPAGIEKDGGYLGGEHLRKPKS; translated from the coding sequence ATGTTTCACCTGCCACGCAAAATAAAAACAACAACTAGCAAACTCATCTGGCTTGGACTGGCCACGACCCTTCTACTCGTCGGTTGTGGCGGTGAAGAGGTCCGACACGAGGAAAATATCCTAGTCTACCCACCACCGCCCGAGCCCGCCCGTTTCATTTTTGAGCGCACGATCCGCAGCAGCTTCGATGTGAAAGAGATAACCGGCTCAGACAAACTGAAGCTTTTCGCCACCGGCTCAGTGGGTACCGCTACCGGTCTCGGCAAACCTTATGGCGTCGCCGTTTATAAGGGCCGCATCTATGTTACTGACACGGTTAAACGTGGCGTGCTGATGTTTGATGTGCCCGGCAAAGATTTCAAGATATTCGGCACCGAAGGCCCTGGCGCGCTTGCCAAGCCTATCGGCATCGAGGTCAGTAAAGAAGGCGAGATCTTCGTTGCTGACAACTCGGCCAAGCGGATTGTGGTATTCAATGCGGATGGGGAATTCCTGCGCGCCTTTGGCGATCGCAGCATTTTGAGCCGTCCCTCCGGTGTGGCCGTAAGCCCGGATGGCCTGCGTGCCTATGTCATCGATACGGGCGGCGTTACGACCCAGGAACACCACCTCTATATTTTCAATGCAAAAACCGGCGAACTGGAAAAGACTGTGGGCACCCGCGGCCGTGAAGATGGAGAGTTCAACCTCGCATTACAGGTCACAACCGCCGATGACGGCACCGTTTATGTTACCGACAGCGGCAACTTCCGTGTGCAGGCCTTTACCCCCGATGGTGACCACAAATTCAGCTTTGGCACCGTCGGCCGCAAGGTGGGGAATTTTGCACGTCCCAAGGGTATAGCGACCGATGCCGAAGGGAATATCTATGTCGTCGACTCCGCCTTTGGCAACTTCCAGATTTTCAATGACAAGGCCGAATTGCTCATGTTCATCGGCCAACGCGGCCAGCAGCCCTACCCTGGCCTGTACATGTTGCCGGCGGGCATCGACGTGGATGAAGATGGACGTGTCTACATGGTGGATCAATTCCATCGCAAGGTGGACGTTTTCAGGCCCGCAGGGATTGAAAAGGATGGTGGCTATCTGGGTGGCGAACATCTGCGTAAGCCCAAGAGCTAG
- a CDS encoding cytochrome c3 family protein has protein sequence MNILPQTVKGAMMSQRNTPPSPKGRSHTYYMALTLLLLGLAWATYAAAEAIVGDPVLGADDPILGSKHDFTGLNDRAGVVAMAGVAFSDYGYSCVYCHIPPEAGGSEPADFGGIDGWNRYVPALSNYNLYDSVTLDNKTSGPNPISMLCLSCHDGTMAVDMVVFKPATFDPAADDAMHMRINPEDNIESCGKCHNGDVAHDITVKMLGTDLQNDHPISMRYAGLGFEDDDFHPVDNPNGFDNGVKLYNGQVECMTCHNVHDPSRELLLRANAEVLCFTCHAK, from the coding sequence TTGAACATACTGCCACAGACGGTAAAAGGCGCAATGATGTCGCAACGAAATACTCCTCCCTCGCCGAAAGGTCGATCACATACCTACTATATGGCCCTCACCCTGCTGTTGCTGGGGCTGGCCTGGGCCACCTATGCTGCGGCGGAGGCCATTGTCGGCGACCCGGTACTCGGTGCAGACGATCCGATTCTGGGATCGAAACACGATTTTACCGGGCTCAATGATCGTGCCGGCGTGGTCGCCATGGCCGGCGTTGCCTTTTCCGATTACGGTTATTCCTGCGTCTATTGTCACATCCCCCCGGAAGCCGGCGGTTCCGAGCCTGCAGACTTTGGCGGCATCGATGGCTGGAACCGTTACGTGCCTGCACTAAGCAATTATAATCTCTACGACAGCGTCACCCTGGACAACAAGACCAGCGGCCCGAACCCGATCAGCATGCTGTGCCTCTCCTGTCACGATGGCACCATGGCCGTGGACATGGTGGTCTTCAAACCCGCCACCTTTGACCCCGCCGCTGATGATGCCATGCACATGCGCATCAATCCGGAAGACAATATCGAGAGCTGCGGCAAATGTCATAATGGCGATGTGGCCCATGACATCACCGTAAAAATGCTGGGCACCGACCTGCAAAATGATCATCCCATCTCGATGCGCTATGCCGGACTCGGCTTTGAAGATGACGACTTCCATCCCGTTGACAATCCGAACGGCTTTGATAATGGTGTCAAATTATATAATGGCCAAGTAGAATGCATGACTTGCCACAACGTGCATGACCCTTCACGGGAACTGCTGCTACGCGCTAACGCTGAGGTCTTATGTTTCACCTGCCACGCAAAATAA
- a CDS encoding c-type cytochrome, protein MKNRVVLGLGGLLLAGFLGGAGTVAAAEAEMDKKTLAAIYLKNCSICHGDNGDANTRARSGMFPKPRDFTTAEAAIELTRERMIKSVTEGRPGTAMVGHKGRLSPEQIEGLVDYIRANFMQVATAAVDQPPAAVSVGEKVYTQNCAVCHGDKGNTAFWAQNGLNPPPRDFTAPESLSVLTRSRMLDSVTNGRPGTGMMPFKSRLTGDEISAVVGYIRFKFMGVDPGEDSGAAPLALVKSVDKPVAEPVESTSPMAGIPGVDAPLSSARPATSDANAQAPVGGLPGAPSGHSMEADMSLPVPNGLKGDLAWARTFYMSNCFVCHGVTGQGDGPRAYFNIPRPRNFTSEAARQVLNRPRIFDSITKGRVATVMPAWGKVLTEQQIAGLTEFVFQTFIRPSEAATAPSPADKKKAP, encoded by the coding sequence ATGAAAAATCGTGTTGTTTTAGGCCTCGGCGGGCTGTTATTGGCGGGTTTTCTGGGCGGGGCCGGCACCGTGGCGGCGGCAGAGGCCGAAATGGATAAAAAGACCCTGGCGGCGATCTATCTGAAAAACTGCTCCATTTGCCATGGGGACAACGGGGATGCCAACACCCGGGCCCGTTCGGGCATGTTCCCTAAACCGCGTGATTTCACCACGGCCGAGGCAGCGATCGAGTTGACCCGTGAACGCATGATTAAATCGGTGACCGAGGGGCGTCCCGGTACGGCCATGGTGGGGCACAAGGGTCGTCTGTCACCCGAGCAGATCGAGGGTCTGGTGGACTATATCCGCGCCAACTTTATGCAGGTGGCCACGGCCGCAGTGGATCAGCCACCCGCGGCCGTGAGCGTGGGAGAAAAGGTGTACACCCAGAATTGTGCGGTCTGTCATGGCGACAAGGGCAATACCGCCTTCTGGGCCCAAAACGGACTGAACCCGCCGCCCCGGGACTTTACCGCGCCCGAATCACTGAGCGTATTAACGCGCAGTCGCATGCTGGACTCGGTCACGAATGGCCGTCCCGGCACCGGCATGATGCCCTTCAAGTCGCGCCTGACGGGCGATGAAATCAGCGCGGTGGTGGGTTATATCCGCTTCAAGTTTATGGGCGTGGATCCGGGGGAGGATTCCGGTGCCGCACCCTTGGCCCTGGTGAAGTCGGTCGACAAGCCTGTCGCCGAGCCGGTTGAGTCGACGTCGCCTATGGCCGGTATCCCTGGCGTGGATGCCCCGCTGTCATCGGCGCGGCCGGCCACCTCCGATGCCAATGCACAGGCGCCGGTTGGCGGCCTGCCTGGCGCGCCGAGTGGGCATAGCATGGAGGCGGACATGTCCCTGCCGGTACCCAACGGCCTGAAGGGTGATCTGGCCTGGGCGCGCACATTTTATATGAGCAACTGTTTCGTCTGTCACGGGGTCACCGGCCAGGGTGATGGCCCGCGGGCCTATTTTAATATTCCACGACCGCGCAATTTCACCAGCGAGGCCGCCCGACAGGTGCTCAATCGGCCGCGCATTTTTGACAGCATCACCAAGGGGCGTGTCGCTACCGTAATGCCGGCCTGGGGCAAGGTGCTGACGGAACAGCAGATCGCCGGGCTCACCGAGTTTGTGTTTCAGACCTTCATCCGGCCCAGTGAGGCGGCGACGGCCCCCAGCCCAGCGGACAAAAAAAAAGCGCCGTAA
- a CDS encoding c-type cytochrome, translating into MTEPLSSSNVRHEKDRHEKGRGIYNFRCYFCHGYSGDAKTLAATYLTPRPRSFIATGIADLSREAMITAVTEGRAGTAMQGFANTITAEDIELVVDFVREEFMRNKAANTAYHTPENGWPNHRQYAPAFPFALGELAIDQPAAQLTPEQLLGRRIFMQSCVTCHDRGRVEDEGAIWDPRPVSYPRNQYSHRQDETPTAGENGGLSPGRGDDAKTDTVSSASPYARHETPPVLQNPTAAETEGEALFQKNCAFCHAPDGTGKNWIGSFLEPHPRNLTDPENMRDMSAERLREVIRNGLPNTTMSAWKSVLNEAQIDSLVAYIHKAFHPLKGIDVQRLDSGTAK; encoded by the coding sequence ATCACTGAGCCCTTATCGTCCTCGAATGTCCGGCATGAAAAAGACCGGCACGAAAAAGGACGGGGCATCTACAACTTCCGTTGTTATTTCTGCCACGGTTATTCGGGAGATGCCAAAACCCTGGCGGCGACCTATCTGACCCCCCGTCCGCGGAGCTTTATCGCCACCGGGATTGCTGACCTGAGTCGCGAGGCGATGATAACGGCGGTCACCGAGGGGCGTGCCGGTACGGCCATGCAGGGCTTTGCCAACACGATTACGGCAGAGGATATTGAGCTGGTGGTGGATTTCGTGCGCGAGGAGTTCATGCGCAACAAGGCCGCAAACACCGCCTACCACACCCCCGAAAACGGCTGGCCCAATCATCGGCAATACGCCCCCGCCTTTCCCTTTGCCCTGGGCGAACTGGCCATCGATCAGCCCGCCGCTCAACTCACGCCGGAGCAGCTGCTGGGGCGGCGTATCTTCATGCAGAGTTGTGTGACCTGCCATGATCGTGGTCGCGTCGAAGACGAAGGGGCGATCTGGGATCCGCGCCCGGTATCCTATCCGCGTAATCAATACTCGCATCGCCAGGATGAAACGCCCACGGCAGGTGAGAATGGGGGCCTGAGTCCAGGCCGTGGGGATGATGCGAAAACCGATACTGTCAGCAGTGCCAGCCCCTACGCGCGTCACGAAACACCTCCCGTGCTACAGAATCCAACCGCAGCGGAAACCGAGGGTGAGGCCCTGTTCCAGAAAAATTGCGCCTTTTGCCATGCCCCGGATGGCACCGGCAAAAACTGGATTGGCAGTTTTCTCGAACCCCATCCGCGCAATCTTACCGACCCTGAAAATATGCGTGACATGAGCGCCGAACGGCTGCGCGAGGTGATCCGCAATGGCCTGCCTAACACTACCATGTCGGCCTGGAAATCGGTGCTCAACGAGGCGCAAATCGACAGCCTCGTTGCCTACATCCATAAGGCCTTTCACCCCCTTAAGGGAATCGATGTTCAGAGGCTTGACAGCGGAACGGCCAAGTAA